The window TTCTACATAGGTGCCGATGTGATTCTTTATCCGAACGAACATATAGGTTTTGGTGTAAAATACAATTTTCGGTCACTCTTAGGCGGGGATATTCTTTATCATTATGCCGGTCCATTGATGAGTTGGAGGATATGGGAAAAAAATAATAAAAATTATTGGTTCCTCACTGCTTCTTTCGGATGGGCAAAGATGATACAAAAAAATGCGCCCGTTGAGGGAATACTGGAACGGCAACGTATCAAATATATGTCCGCAAATACTTTTGGAGGTGATCTTTCCGTAGGGTATCATTATAGGTTATCTCAAAGGGTATCTGCCAGAATAAAATTATCCGGAATCATTGGCTGGCCGAACCGTGTAACTGTCCGTGATGCTAAAAAATATTCCTCTTATGGTCCCGTTAAAATAGGTGATTATTGTGATAATATGAATACCTTGAATCTTTCTGTCGGTTTTACATTTCACCGAATAAGACCGTCATATTAAAGGCCTGAAGAAATTCAGTTTTTGTGTAAATTTTTCTGGATGATTCAGACATTATCAAGGGAGTAAGCCTATATTTAGTATTTTCAGAAATTGGCTCCAGATACATAGTGTCATATAGTTTCAGAATGGTCGTGTGTCCTGGTATTTTTCGTTGTAAGCATTTAAACCCGTAATTATTCACACATTTTTGCTTCCTTTGCATCAAAATTCGTTAAAATAATAACTGGTGATTTATTTAACCCGTCGAGAAGGCTTTAGCGCCGCCCACCGGATGTTCCGTCCTGAATGGACTGAAGAAAAAAATACGGAAACATACGGAAAATGCTCCAATCCAAACTGGCATGGACATAATTATATTTTATATGTGACCGTCAAGGGAGAGATCAATCCTGAAACCGGATATGTCATCAACCTGAAAGATTTGAGTAAACTGATCAAAGAACGAATTATTGAAAGGATCGACCATAAAAATATCAATCTGGATGTTGATTTCATGCAGGGAAAGATAGCCTCTTCCGAAAATATGGCTATTGCTATTTGGAAAGAACTTGAACTTCCTGTTGCAAAGCTTGGAGCTTCTTTACATTGTATCCGGCTTGAAGAAAATGAAAATAACTCTGTAGAACTAATCAATTACAGACATGAATAAGACTGAGCAGCTGCAACAGCTATATGCAGAAGTTCTTCGTACCATCACACCCGATCCCCAAAAAGAAGGACTTGAAAAAACCCCTCTGAGAATTGCGCAGTCGCTCCAATTCTTAACCGAAGGATATAATCTGAATCCCAGGGACATTATTTGTTCCGCACTCTTTCATGAAGATTACCGGCAGATGGTCCTTGTAAAAGATATAGAAATGTATTCTATGTGCGAACATCATATGTTGCCTTTTTTCGGGAAAGCCCACGTTGCCTACATTCCTGACGGAAAGATTACGGGTCTGAGTAAAATAGCACGTGTAGTGGATGCTTTTTCCCGCCGGTTACAGGTGCAAGAACGCCTTACCATGGAAATCCGTGATTGTATTCAGGAAGCGCTCAACCCTATGGGAGTAGCTGTTGTTATTGAAGCCCAACATCTTTGTATGATGATGCGCGGGGTACAGAAACAAAATTCAGTCACGACAACATCTGCTTTTACCGGAGTATTTTTAAAAGACCATCGCACCCGTGAAGAATTCATTCATCTGATTGGCAAAAAATTACACTAATCTATTGTTTTCAATATGATCCGGAATACGGTTCCTTTTTCCGGGTCAGAGCGCAAAACAAAAATTTTACCGGCATGGTAATCTTCTATAATACGTTTGGTTAAAGATAGTCCTAACCCCCACCCTCTCGATTTTGTTGTATATCCCGGTTTAAAAACCGTCTTATATTTTCGTTTGGGAATACCTTTTCCCGTATCACTTACATCAACTGTTACCCGGTTTTTATAATGTTTCAGATCGATGCTGATTTGCCCGGCACCTCCTACCATTGCGTCCAATGCATTTTTACATAAATTCTCAATGACCCAACTAAAAAGAGATTCGCTCAACGGTACCATAACAGGATCAGCAGGAGGATCAAAGCAAATAGTTACTTTATCGGATGAACGCTTCCGGATATAATTCAAGCTTCGATCAATTGCCTGACCAAGATCTGTCATCGGAGTAGCGGGTTTTGATCCTATTTTCGAAAAACGTTCTGTTATGGCGTTAAGCCGATTAACATCCTTCTCCAACTCATTGACCAAAGACTGGTCTTCTACCTGCATTTTTAACATTTCAGTAATAGCCAGCAGTGAAGAGATCGGAGTACCTAACTGATGGGCCGTTTCTTTCGAAAGCCCGACCCAAACCTGATTTTGTTCGGATTTACGTGATGTATTGAATGCAAAGTATGCAATCCCTACAAACAACATAATGATTCCTAACTGAATATAGGGATAATAAGATAATTGATAAAGAATAGAAGAGTCATCATAGTAAAGATACTGTACATGGTCATAGAAGCTTATGGTGATCGGCTTATGTTTACTTTTCATATGCTCCAGTTGTTGAAGCACATAATTCTGATTTTGTGTTTTTTTAGGATCAAGATTCATGAAATCAAGAATATTCATGTCTTTATCGACCTGAATGACCGGAATAGTTGTATTATCTTCAATCACCTGAAGATAAAATTCAAGATTAGGATCTTCGATATCTGCTTTTACCACCATACGGTTAGCTTCAGCCCATAATTCAATTTTTTTCCTTTCTTCGGCCGCCAGTTTTCTAATCAGGTAATCGGTATATAATAACGAACCGAGCCCAATAGCTATGGCACAAATGAAAAGAAATATCTTCCATTTGGATCGCAAATTGTATATATTCATCTTACATACAACGATTTAAAAAGATTACTATAATAAAGCATATCTATTAAACGTGTATGCAATTATTTTATTGCGTCAACCTACGTTCCTGCTTTATCTCAAAAGTCTTTCCATCTTCGGCCGCTTCTGTATTTTCAAAAATAGCGCGGGCCTCCTGCAAGTGTTGTACTGTATCCCTATAGCGAGATGAAAAATGCCCTATCACCAACTTGCCTGCATTGGCTGCTTTAGCAACTTTAGCAGCCTCTTCAGCCGTAGCATGAAAAGTTTCTTTCGACCGTTCCCTTTCATCATTGGCATAAGTTGCTTCATGATAAAGCAAATCCACATGCTGCACAATTTCATGTAAATGTTCCAGATAAACAGTATCGGAGCAATAGGCATAAGAACGAACAGGTAAAGGAGGGTGGGTTAATTTGCGGTTAGGAATTACTTTTCCTTCTTCCGTAAGAAAATCCCCGCCTTCTTTAATCGCCAGTATATCCCGTAACGGGATCTGATAAAACGAGATCATATCTTTCCGGATATTCAATGGTTTCGTTTTCTCCCTGAATAAATATCCCCTGGTTGGGATACGGTGTTTCAACGGAAAGGATACTACGGAAAAATGTTTGTTCTCATAGACCATTTCAGGTTCATTCCCTGTTGATACGTGAAAATGAACAGGAAATAATAATGGTGTAAAGAATTTCGATTGTGCGGTCAACCACTCATCTACCTGGACCGGTCCAAAAATATCCAGTGGTTCAGTACGTCCCAATAAATTAAGGGAAGACAGTAAACCGGGAAGACCAAATACATGATCACCATGTAAATGGGAGATGAATATTGCTTTTAATTGATTTATCTTTAAATGAAAACGCCGGAGTTGTATCTGTGTTCCTTCTGCACAATCAATTAAATACAGGCACTCTCCTAATTGTAGCGCCTGTGCCGAAGGAAACCGCTGTGATGTCGGCAATGCTGCACCACTACCCAAAATTGTTACTGAAAATACCATCCTTATTATCCTTCATTTACAATTATGAAGGTCTATAAATTAAATAAATCGGTAACCAATAACCCTTTATCAAGGCTATGGTCACCGATTCATATTATAACATTTAGCTATTAAGCCTTTTCAATCAATGCTACCGCATCCTCAATAGAGGAAGTGATGTTCAACACCGTGTCAAGTTGGGAAATGGTAATTAAACGTTCAACGGCATCATTCAGTCCGGTTAAAACGAACACGCCCCCGGCATTTTTACACAACCGGTTGGCTACGAGAATTGAGCTCAAGCCAGAAGAGTCACAATAACGGCATTTGCTCAAATCAAGAATTACATTCTTTTCACCATTACCAGATATCAGCACTAATTCGGATTTAAGGTTTGGTGCAATATGTGTATCCAATTTCTCTTGCAAAACCCTGATTAATGTATAATTAGGTTGTTGTTCTACTTTAAAATCCATAACTGAAATTTTTTAGCATTGTTTGAATATTATTCTTTATCTGATTTAGGAGCAGCCTTTTTTCTTGACTTCTTCTCCGGCACATCAGCATTCCCTTCTACATTTTCATCATTTGCTTCTACAGGTTTTTCTTCTTCAGCCACTTTTTCTTCAGGGGCTTCATTTACTTCTTCTGCAGGTGCATCTGATTTTTTAGCCTTCACGGGAGCGGGAGCCTCTTCCTCAGAAGTTGCTGCCTTTTTCTTACGGCTTTTCTTCTCTGTTGCTTCCATCTCTTCCTTCAAAGCTGCTAATTCAGATATATCACCAAAAGTGGTCTTTTCGAGGGAAGCTTTCAACTTTTTAGCTGCCATCTTGGTTTCATCACCGGCTGAACGTTGCTTACCTGTAGAAGTAACACTTGTATCCTTCCTCAAATCTTCAAACACACGGCTATGGGACAAAATGATACGTTTTGATGATTTATTAAACTCTATTACTTTAAAGTCTAACTTTTCATCCAACTTAGCAGAAGTACCATCTTCCTTCACCAAATGTTTCGGAGTTACAAATCCTTCTACACCATATGGAAGTGCAATGATGGCTCCCTTGTCGAAAATCTCCACAACCGTACCTTCATGGATAGAGTCCACGGTAAATATGCTTTCAAAAACATCCCACGGATTTTCTTCCAGTTGCTTGTGACCCAGACTCAAACGGCGATTTTCCTTGTCAATTTCAAGAACGACAACATCGATATCCTCACCTATTTGTGTAAATTCAGAAGGATGTTTTACTTTCTTCGTCCATGACAGATCTGAAATGTGGATCAAGCCATCAACACCTTCTTCAATCTCTACAAATACACCAAAATTAGTAAAGTTACGGACTTTGGCAACATGTTTAGACCCGATACTGTATTTCTCATCGATCTGATCCCAGGGATCAGCTTTGAGTTGTTTGATACCCAGCGACATTTTCCGGTCTTCACGATCCAATGTCAATACCTGTGCTTCAATGGTATCCCCTACTTTCAGGAATTCCTGTGCACTTCTTAAATGTTGCGACCATGACATTTCCGATACGTGGATCAAACCTTCCACACCAGGAGATATTTCAACAAATGCGCCATAATCAGCAATCACCACTACTTTTCCGGAAACCGTATCCCCTACTTTAAGATTCGGATCAAGAGCATCCCACGGATGCGGCGTCAATTGCTTCAATCCAAGGGCTATCCTCTTTTTTGCATCATCAAAATCAAGGATCACCACATTCAATTTCTGATCCAGTTCGACCACTTCTTCGGGATGCGAAACACGTCCCCAGGAAAGATCGGTAATGTGTATCAATCCGTCAACACCTCCCAGATCAATGAATACCCCGTATGAGGTTATATTCTTAACAGTACCTTCAAGTACCTGTCCTTTTTCCAGTTTAGAAATAATTTCCGCTTTTTGTTGTTCCAATTCAGCTTCAATCAATGCTTTATGTGAAACCACAACATTTTTGAATTCATGATTGATCTTAACAATCTTGAAATCTGTTGTCTTACCAACAAAAACGTCATAATCACGAATCGGTTTTACATCAATTTGCGATCCGGGTAAGAAAGCCTCAATGCCAAAGACATCTACAATCATACCACCCTTCGTACGACACTTGATATAACCTGTGATTACCTCATCATTTTCAAGAGCCTGGTTAACCCTATCCCATGAACGCATAGAACGTGCCGTACGATGAGATAAAATTAACTGTCCTTTCTTATCTTCCGAACTTTCAACATATACTTCTACAGTATCACCTACCTTAAGGTCGGGTCTGTAGCGAAATTCATTCATGCTGACAACACCTTCCGATTTAAAGCCGATGTTTATTACCACTTCACGTTTGTTCATGGCAATTACCGTTCCGTCAATGATTTCATTTTCGGTGATGGATGATAATGTTTTATCATACATCGCTTCCATCTGGGAACGTTCACCTTCCGAATAAACATTAGGAACATTTGAATAAGTATCCCAATTAAAATTCTCAAGGGATACACTTTCTTTTTTAATTTTCTTGATTTCCTGAACTACTTCTTCTGCACCTTCATCTTCAAAGTCTTCCTCTTCTTCTGTAACATCTTCCTCTTCCGGAATTACAGTTTCAGATTCTGCTACAGCTTCTTCAGCCAATACTTGATTATTTTCCATTTCGAGCTCTTTTTCCAGCTCTTCCGATTTTGAATGTGTTGTCATTAAAAAAACTTGTGTTAAAAAATTAATGAATTAGACTTTATGTTGTTTATTTTGAATTTGCAAAGGTAAAAATATTTACCATATTTTCCACATAAAAATCATGTTTTTAGAAAAAACTTATAGATTTTTTCCTTGAAACATTTTTTCAAAAGAAAAAATAGCTACTTTTGCAGCCTCAAAAGAATGCCCAGATGGTGGAATTGGTAGACACGCTAGTTTCAGGGACTAGTGTCCGCAAGGATGTGCAGGTTCGAGTCCTGTTCTGGGTACAAAATTCCAGCCCAGGTGGTGGAATTGGTAGACACGCTACTTTGAGGGGGTAGTGGGCGATAGCCCGTGTGAGTTCGAGTCTCGTCCTGGGCACCACAAAATACCAAGAAGTTGATCGTCAATTCCTTGGTATTTTTTTTCTTACAGGAATCTAATAAAATTTCTCCAGACATATCAACACATTTTAATACGTTAAACACGATCTAATATGTACTAAATTATTATTTTGTTTAACAGCATCCTAAAAGTACCAATAATAATTTTCAGTTATAACCCGATATTTCGGTATCTGGCATCTTATTTGATATTTTTGCAAAATTAATACCTGCACTTTTTGAAGACCATGCAACCCGGCATCTGAAAAATGAAGAAATACTGGCAAATATTACGGAAGTATTGGTGGAGTCTTATACTCTGTCCGCTTCTGGTATTGGTTTTCGTAGTATGTGAAACGCTACAACCTATGTTGATGGCACGAATAGTGGATGATGGGGTCATGCTCAAAGATATAGACATTATCACCCGCGTAGGACTTTACATGGTGGGTATATCATTGCTGGGGCTTGCAGCAAACATTACCAATGTATACATTTCGTCGAACACCTCCGTGGGGTTCGCAACCGACCTGAGGACTCTTCTGTTCAACAAAATCCAAACGCTTTCCTTCGCAGAGATCGACAAATTCAATTCTGCATCACTTATAACAAGGCTGACGAACGACATCACCCGGATACAGCAGGTAGTATTACTCGGCCTGCGCATTATGTTCCGTTCGCCAATGATGCTTATCATGGCATTCGTTTATGTGCTTCGCATCAACTCAGGGCTGGCTATTATAGTAGCCGCGTCAATTCCAATCCTCGGCATAGCTGTATATTTCATACTAAAGAAAGGCTTCCCGTACTTCCTGCGCATGCAGAAGAAAGTGGATAGCCTGAATGCCGTGGTCAGGGAAAACCTCATCAATATACGTGTAGTGAAATCATTCGTCCGCGAACGTTATGAATCCCGTAAATTCTCGGCAAGCAATAAGGACCTGCAGGATGTGTCGATAAGGGCTGCAAATATCATTGTGACCATATTCCCGGTAATGCAGCTGGTGCTGAACCTCTCGGTGATAGTGGTGCTTTGGGCAGGTGGTACCCAGGTCGCAAGTGGCAACCTTAAGGTGGGTGAACTGGTTTCGCTGGTTAACTACCTCATGCAAATCCTTATGTCGCTCATGATGATGTCTATGATCATCATGAATATAGCACGTGCATCAGCTTCATCCGACCGTATCCTGGAAGTACTGGACACAGAATCATCACTGAAAGATAGTCCTAAAAGTGTGACAGACAACAACAAAATCACACAAGGCAGCGTAAGCTTCAAAAACGTAAACTTCCGTTACGCCGGCGCCGGCACTGACGTATTGTATAATATAAACTTCGACGTATCCCAGGGACAGACAATCGCAATTGTCGGGGCCACCGGTTCAGGTAAGAGCACCCTGCTGCAGCTTATACCAAGGCTTTACGACGCCTCAGACGGATCGGTGTGGGTGGACGGCCACGATGTCCGTAATTATCTGCTGGATGAACTACATCATAAAGTCGGAATGGTGCTTCAGAAGAACGTACTTTTCAGCGGAACAATAGAAGAGAATATTCGCTGGGGCAAGAAAGATGCAACAATTGAAGAAATAATGGAGGCTACCAAAGCCGCCCAGGCTCACGATTTCATCATGTCTTTCCCCAATGGTTACTCAACTGTACTGGGTCGTGGCGGAGTAAACGTTTCGGGCGGCCAGAAACAACGTATCTGTATAGCGCGCTCACTGATTGCCCGGCCAAAAATCCTGATACTTGACGACAGCACCAGCGCAGTAGATACCGACACGGAAAAAAAAATGCGCTCCGGACTGAAAGAATATCTGGGAGACACAACGGTATTCATTGCCACCCAAAGAGTAAAAACTATGGAAGGGGCTGATAAAGTGCTGGTACTCGACGACGGCACGATAGAATCGTTTGATACGCCTGAAAAGCTGCATGAACAATCGCGGATTTACAGGGAAATTGTCTACTCGCAACAAATGGCGTTTTAAAAAGGATAAAGCAGATGGCTCACGGCGGTAAAAATAAAGGTTATGTAAAACCGAAGGAAGGTAAAAAAACTTTCCTCAGGCTGGCCGCATACCTTGGCGACTCGAAAGGTAAGCTATCGGTTGTAATGGTGCTGGTTGTGATCTCGATCGCATGTAGCCTGCTGGGTTCTTATATGCTGCGCCCTATAATCAACGATTATATCATGCCCGGCGATATACCTGGACTGCTGCGCATGCTGGTCATCCTGGCCGGCATTTATCTGGCAGGAGTGGTGGCAGCATTCATACAATACAGGATGCTGAACAGGATAGGCCAGAAAACAGCCGCTCGCCTTCGTATGGAGTTATTTACCAAGATGGAGACGCTACCGGTGAAGTATTTCGACACA of the Bacteroidales bacterium genome contains:
- a CDS encoding autotransporter outer membrane beta-barrel domain-containing protein, with the translated sequence MKKHYTIFFRIFLILSFFFSLSASAQDMLVTKSMDTLNCRIGKLENDKYLISFYRNNRKMEGYIHKDSILFLEKNVFRSLRSNRLLLHPITDFSIDAGVTHQYGTFQIEDDLTSKSNFGARTGFYIGADVILYPNEHIGFGVKYNFRSLLGGDILYHYAGPLMSWRIWEKNNKNYWFLTASFGWAKMIQKNAPVEGILERQRIKYMSANTFGGDLSVGYHYRLSQRVSARIKLSGIIGWPNRVTVRDAKKYSSYGPVKIGDYCDNMNTLNLSVGFTFHRIRPSY
- a CDS encoding 6-carboxytetrahydropterin synthase, with translation MIYLTRREGFSAAHRMFRPEWTEEKNTETYGKCSNPNWHGHNYILYVTVKGEINPETGYVINLKDLSKLIKERIIERIDHKNINLDVDFMQGKIASSENMAIAIWKELELPVAKLGASLHCIRLEENENNSVELINYRHE
- the folE gene encoding GTP cyclohydrolase I FolE codes for the protein MNKTEQLQQLYAEVLRTITPDPQKEGLEKTPLRIAQSLQFLTEGYNLNPRDIICSALFHEDYRQMVLVKDIEMYSMCEHHMLPFFGKAHVAYIPDGKITGLSKIARVVDAFSRRLQVQERLTMEIRDCIQEALNPMGVAVVIEAQHLCMMMRGVQKQNSVTTTSAFTGVFLKDHRTREEFIHLIGKKLH
- a CDS encoding HAMP domain-containing histidine kinase, whose product is MNIYNLRSKWKIFLFICAIAIGLGSLLYTDYLIRKLAAEERKKIELWAEANRMVVKADIEDPNLEFYLQVIEDNTTIPVIQVDKDMNILDFMNLDPKKTQNQNYVLQQLEHMKSKHKPITISFYDHVQYLYYDDSSILYQLSYYPYIQLGIIMLFVGIAYFAFNTSRKSEQNQVWVGLSKETAHQLGTPISSLLAITEMLKMQVEDQSLVNELEKDVNRLNAITERFSKIGSKPATPMTDLGQAIDRSLNYIRKRSSDKVTICFDPPADPVMVPLSESLFSWVIENLCKNALDAMVGGAGQISIDLKHYKNRVTVDVSDTGKGIPKRKYKTVFKPGYTTKSRGWGLGLSLTKRIIEDYHAGKIFVLRSDPEKGTVFRIILKTID
- a CDS encoding ribonuclease Z; this translates as MVFSVTILGSGAALPTSQRFPSAQALQLGECLYLIDCAEGTQIQLRRFHLKINQLKAIFISHLHGDHVFGLPGLLSSLNLLGRTEPLDIFGPVQVDEWLTAQSKFFTPLLFPVHFHVSTGNEPEMVYENKHFSVVSFPLKHRIPTRGYLFREKTKPLNIRKDMISFYQIPLRDILAIKEGGDFLTEEGKVIPNRKLTHPPLPVRSYAYCSDTVYLEHLHEIVQHVDLLYHEATYANDERERSKETFHATAEEAAKVAKAANAGKLVIGHFSSRYRDTVQHLQEARAIFENTEAAEDGKTFEIKQERRLTQ
- a CDS encoding STAS domain-containing protein; this encodes MDFKVEQQPNYTLIRVLQEKLDTHIAPNLKSELVLISGNGEKNVILDLSKCRYCDSSGLSSILVANRLCKNAGGVFVLTGLNDAVERLITISQLDTVLNITSSIEDAVALIEKA
- the rpsA gene encoding 30S ribosomal protein S1 is translated as MTTHSKSEELEKELEMENNQVLAEEAVAESETVIPEEEDVTEEEEDFEDEGAEEVVQEIKKIKKESVSLENFNWDTYSNVPNVYSEGERSQMEAMYDKTLSSITENEIIDGTVIAMNKREVVINIGFKSEGVVSMNEFRYRPDLKVGDTVEVYVESSEDKKGQLILSHRTARSMRSWDRVNQALENDEVITGYIKCRTKGGMIVDVFGIEAFLPGSQIDVKPIRDYDVFVGKTTDFKIVKINHEFKNVVVSHKALIEAELEQQKAEIISKLEKGQVLEGTVKNITSYGVFIDLGGVDGLIHITDLSWGRVSHPEEVVELDQKLNVVILDFDDAKKRIALGLKQLTPHPWDALDPNLKVGDTVSGKVVVIADYGAFVEISPGVEGLIHVSEMSWSQHLRSAQEFLKVGDTIEAQVLTLDREDRKMSLGIKQLKADPWDQIDEKYSIGSKHVAKVRNFTNFGVFVEIEEGVDGLIHISDLSWTKKVKHPSEFTQIGEDIDVVVLEIDKENRRLSLGHKQLEENPWDVFESIFTVDSIHEGTVVEIFDKGAIIALPYGVEGFVTPKHLVKEDGTSAKLDEKLDFKVIEFNKSSKRIILSHSRVFEDLRKDTSVTSTGKQRSAGDETKMAAKKLKASLEKTTFGDISELAALKEEMEATEKKSRKKKAATSEEEAPAPVKAKKSDAPAEEVNEAPEEKVAEEEKPVEANDENVEGNADVPEKKSRKKAAPKSDKE
- a CDS encoding ABC transporter ATP-binding protein/permease is translated as MKKYWQILRKYWWSLILCPLLVLVFVVCETLQPMLMARIVDDGVMLKDIDIITRVGLYMVGISLLGLAANITNVYISSNTSVGFATDLRTLLFNKIQTLSFAEIDKFNSASLITRLTNDITRIQQVVLLGLRIMFRSPMMLIMAFVYVLRINSGLAIIVAASIPILGIAVYFILKKGFPYFLRMQKKVDSLNAVVRENLINIRVVKSFVRERYESRKFSASNKDLQDVSIRAANIIVTIFPVMQLVLNLSVIVVLWAGGTQVASGNLKVGELVSLVNYLMQILMSLMMMSMIIMNIARASASSDRILEVLDTESSLKDSPKSVTDNNKITQGSVSFKNVNFRYAGAGTDVLYNINFDVSQGQTIAIVGATGSGKSTLLQLIPRLYDASDGSVWVDGHDVRNYLLDELHHKVGMVLQKNVLFSGTIEENIRWGKKDATIEEIMEATKAAQAHDFIMSFPNGYSTVLGRGGVNVSGGQKQRICIARSLIARPKILILDDSTSAVDTDTEKKMRSGLKEYLGDTTVFIATQRVKTMEGADKVLVLDDGTIESFDTPEKLHEQSRIYREIVYSQQMAF